CGAGCGGGTCCGTGCGCCACATCAGCGTGCAGGCGACGGCGAGTCCCATTCCCACACAGCACGCGAGGAACAGCTGCGCCTTCGCCGCGCGCCGCGCACCGCGCCGGGTGCGCGGCCGGTTGACCAGGCTGGACACCCGCTCGCCCGGGGCGAGTTCGGACTCCGGCCGCACGCGCAGGGTGAGCAGGGCCGTCGCGCTCATGACGGCGAGGACGCCGGCGTGGAGGAAGACGGGCACGAACACGCTGCCGACCGACTTGGCGGCGTACGAGTCGACCCCGTCGCTGCCCAGATGCTGCGGCACCCGGCCCGGCAGTTGCGGATACACCATGATCCCCCAGACCGTGAGGCCCGCCAGCACCAGGATCCCGGGTGCCAGCCACAGCCAGGGGAAGCCCGCCCGCCCTTCTTCGTGCCCTTGCGCCCCCACGTTCCGCCCCTCCGCTCCCGGCCCCGGCCCGCTCCCGCTTCCGTTCCCGCTCCGTTCCCGGCCTGGGAGTGATCACCGAGCGCCTGCCCGGGCTCCGTGCCGTGAAACGGGCAGGGTCCCACCGGGGCGGCGGGTCACTCCACGTCGCGGCCCCAGATCTCGTGGTTGCCGCCCCGCCAGTCGATGACCTCGTCGTCGTAGAGGTCGACCGTGGCGATGTCGAGGCCCGCCCGGCGGAGGTACTCGATGAGGTCGGTCAGCCCATACGCCGTACCCAGGGTCTCGCCGTGCGCGGTGACACGGCGGCCCCCCTCGGGCAACGGCGGGTGTACGACGACAATGGGCGGATTCATACCCCCAGGCTGCGCCAGCGTGGCCCCCGCCGCATTTCGGAGCCCCGGGCGCCCCCAGGGGGTACCGTCTGGCCATGGCTGCTGTTCGCCCTGATGTACACGGCTTCTGGGAAGCCGACGGTGCGACGAAGACGTTCACCCACGCGCTCGACCCCGGGCTGCTGGCCGCCTACGTCCCCCGGGACGCCCGCGTCCTGGACTACGGGTGCGGATACGGCCGCCTCACGGCACGGCTCACGGCGCTCGGATACGAGCGGGTCGTCGGCGTCGACCCGGCGCGGGCCATGATCGAGCGCGGACTGCGCGAGAGCCCCCGGCTCGCGCTGCGCCATCAGTCCGAACTGCCCCTGCCGGACAGGGACGGGTCATACGATGCCGCGCTGCTGTTCGCCGTCCTCACCTGCATCCCCGACGACGCCGCACAGCGCGTGACCGTGGCGGAGCTGGCGCGAGTGATCAAGCCCGGGGGAGTGCTGTACGTCAGCGAGGTGCCGCTCCAGAGCGACGAGCGCAACGTGAGCCGTTACGCGTGCTACCGCGAAGCGGCCACCGCGCCGCTGCGTCCGTACGGCACGTTCACCACGCCCGACGGCGGATTCTTCCGGCATCACACCCCCGACCACCTGCGCACGCTCCTGGACGACCACGGCTTCGGCATCGCAGAGGAGCGCACCGGCACGTTCCCCACGCTCAACGGCCACACCGCCGAGAGCCTCCAGCTGCTGGCCCGCAGGCGCGCCGAAGTCTAGGGCCGCTCGTTCGGATTCTCGCGGACCCGCGAAGATCCAAACGGGCGGACGCTGCCCTGGCCGGGACCGTCCCGTCGATCGGCCCTCACGCGGTCCTCACGCAGCCCTCACGCGGACGTCATGTGGCCGTCGCGCGGTCCAGCGCGGCCTCGGCCATCGCGCGGGCCGCGCCGACCGGGTCGTCGACCACGCCGATCCCGCGCAGCACCATGACGCCCTCGTGCAGCAGCGTCAGCTCGTCGGCGAGGCGGCCGGCCCGGCCCGGGTCCGTGACCCCGGCAGCCGCGCCCAGCTCGTACAGATAGCCGCGCAGCCAGCGCTTCTGCTCCGTGATCACCTGCCGCCCCGGATGCGCGGGGTCGGGCAGTTCGGCGGCGGCGTTGACGAAGCCGCAGCCGCGCGGATTGCGCCGGAGCATCCACTCGGCCAGCGCGTCCAAGGTGGTCAGCACCCGCCCGCGCGGCCCGCCGTCGTACCCGTCCACCCACTCGGTGAGCCAGGCGCGCCAGCGCTGGTCG
This sequence is a window from Streptomyces sp. NBC_01775. Protein-coding genes within it:
- a CDS encoding class I SAM-dependent methyltransferase encodes the protein MAAVRPDVHGFWEADGATKTFTHALDPGLLAAYVPRDARVLDYGCGYGRLTARLTALGYERVVGVDPARAMIERGLRESPRLALRHQSELPLPDRDGSYDAALLFAVLTCIPDDAAQRVTVAELARVIKPGGVLYVSEVPLQSDERNVSRYACYREAATAPLRPYGTFTTPDGGFFRHHTPDHLRTLLDDHGFGIAEERTGTFPTLNGHTAESLQLLARRRAEV
- a CDS encoding TetR/AcrR family transcriptional regulator, encoding MSEVSAVPPDELTPGARKILDAAATLFYERGITAVGVDLIAKEAGVTKKTLYDRFGGKDALIAAYLRERDQRWRAWLTEWVDGYDGGPRGRVLTTLDALAEWMLRRNPRGCGFVNAAAELPDPAHPGRQVITEQKRWLRGYLYELGAAAGVTDPGRAGRLADELTLLHEGVMVLRGIGVVDDPVGAARAMAEAALDRATAT
- a CDS encoding DUF1648 domain-containing protein, with the translated sequence MGAQGHEEGRAGFPWLWLAPGILVLAGLTVWGIMVYPQLPGRVPQHLGSDGVDSYAAKSVGSVFVPVFLHAGVLAVMSATALLTLRVRPESELAPGERVSSLVNRPRTRRGARRAAKAQLFLACCVGMGLAVACTLMWRTDPLGEQGENVTLPLLLTMLPLLAGTLAVLATAVLDRRGRGRDRDGQGARTGRPAGRKRTG